One Ezakiella massiliensis genomic window, CTGTTTAAATTAAGGCAAAAGTAATTAAAATATTTTATGGTTTATATTAACAAAGACTATATTATTTTGAATATGAATATTAAAGTATAAATAATATTACTAGTTTTAAAATAAAGATAAGCCAAAGACCTGCAATCACAAGCTTGAGACTTTTACAAAAACTTTGCTCTCATATAGATAACAATTGCTTTTATTAAAATCTAGCTAGATATAGATATAATTTTATTAAGCTATAGATAAAATATTTTTGAAAAAGTATTTACAAAATTATTTCAATGTGCTATAATGTATTTAGTTAATTAAAGCAAGACTTTTATAAAAGGAAATCTAATATTGTTGTTAGAGTGAACCTGATCAAGGCTTTATAAAAATATAAAATATATAAGTGGTCTAGCTTTAATTAAAGATTATTTTTAGCAGGTGGTTCCGATGGGATTTTAAAAACAGATGATTTTTCATCTTGCGTACTTAAAGATTACAGGCACAAAAATATGGAGTTTATTTGTTGCCATCAATTTGACAACTTATAATAAATAAAACACTAGGAGGATATTATGAAAAAGTTATTAGCAATTTTATTAGCTATGGCTATGGTATTTTCATTAGCAGCTTGTGGCAAAAAGCCAGCTGGCGATGCTAACACAGAAAATACCGCAAAAACAGACGGTGAAGAAGCACCATTCCACATCGGAATCTGCACCGGTACAGTCTCTCAATCAGAAGACGAACAAAGGGGTGCTGAATCTATGCTAACCAAATATGGTGATTCAAAAGATGGCGGATTTATAACACTTAAAAACTACCCAGATAACTATATGGCTGAACAAGAAACAACAATTCAACAAATCGTTTCTTTCGCTGACGATCCAAAGATGAAGGTCGTTGTAGTTAACCAAGGCCCTCCAGGAACAGCAGCTGCATTTAAGCAAATTAAGGAAAAAAGACCTGATATCCTTTGCTTTGTAGCTAACTCCCAAGAAGACCCTAACTTAATCGAAGGTATTGCTGACCTAGTAGTTGACCCTGACCAAATTAACAGGGGATACTTGATTCCACTTGCTGCTCAAAAGATGGGCGCAAAGAAATTTGTTCACGTTACATTCCCAAGACACATGTCAATTGAACTTTTAAGTTTACGTAAAGATATTATGGAAGCTACATGTGATAAGATTGGTATGGAATTTATTATGGAAACTGCACCAGACCCAATGAGTGATATTGGTATTCCAGGAGCACAAAACTTTATCCTTGAACAAATGCCAGCATGGGTTAAACAATATGGTAAAGAAACAGCTTTCTTTGCTACAAACGACTCTCACACAGAACCAATGCTATTAAGAGTTGCTGAACTCGGCGCATACTTTGTAGAACAAGACTTACCATCACCTATCCTTGGATACACAGGAGCTCTTTCAGTTGATGTTAAAGACGCTGCAGGTGACTGGCCAGAAATCCTAAAGAGAGTTGAAGAAAAAGCAGTAGAAATGGGGGCTGAAGGCCGCATGGGTCTATGGGCATTCTCATTTGGCTTCTCAACAACACAAGCTTTAGCTGAAATTGGTAAGAGAACTGTTGAAGGAACAGCTGACTACAAGAAACCAGAAGACTTCAAAAAAGTTCTAGAAGAATTCACACCAGGAGCAGTATGGGGTGTTACAACTTATGTTGATAGAGTTTCTCGTGAAGAAAAGAAAAACCACTATCTAACACTTCAAGACACATACGTACTTGGCAAAGGCTATCTAG contains:
- a CDS encoding DUF3798 domain-containing protein, coding for MKKLLAILLAMAMVFSLAACGKKPAGDANTENTAKTDGEEAPFHIGICTGTVSQSEDEQRGAESMLTKYGDSKDGGFITLKNYPDNYMAEQETTIQQIVSFADDPKMKVVVVNQGPPGTAAAFKQIKEKRPDILCFVANSQEDPNLIEGIADLVVDPDQINRGYLIPLAAQKMGAKKFVHVTFPRHMSIELLSLRKDIMEATCDKIGMEFIMETAPDPMSDIGIPGAQNFILEQMPAWVKQYGKETAFFATNDSHTEPMLLRVAELGAYFVEQDLPSPILGYTGALSVDVKDAAGDWPEILKRVEEKAVEMGAEGRMGLWAFSFGFSTTQALAEIGKRTVEGTADYKKPEDFKKVLEEFTPGAVWGVTTYVDRVSREEKKNHYLTLQDTYVLGKGYLGMTDVEVPDVYKLLDEYEAKKNK